In Thermoproteota archaeon, a single genomic region encodes these proteins:
- a CDS encoding baseplate J/gp47 family protein codes for MKTAREIYEELKTALLARTTDFTNFNPGSRIRSLLEAIAVRLEEIQFTISANYRSLFITTATGDALTLRAKELGVERMDGEDDEHLRKRAILAWYKHSGATINGIKAWCFEVEGVEDVQVIPNAFGLGTAKVLIWSRDEDGNLVPASSELIQDVQNILTERAPIGVMLKAVVPDVYPIDVNCEVKPFSVSSSAEAAIRNHLNSLPPGQDVILAKLIAIVLDAGAEDVRFIYPRGNVEIPEDSKVTAGQIQVSPWGSHSKEALL; via the coding sequence ATGAAAACGGCAAGAGAGATCTATGAGGAGCTGAAAACAGCACTGCTGGCAAGGACGACCGACTTCACAAATTTCAATCCGGGTTCAAGGATAAGGTCATTGTTAGAGGCCATTGCTGTGAGGCTGGAAGAGATACAGTTTACGATTTCGGCTAATTATAGATCGCTTTTTATAACCACTGCGACAGGGGATGCCTTGACTTTGAGGGCAAAAGAACTTGGGGTTGAAAGGATGGATGGCGAGGACGATGAGCATTTGAGGAAAAGAGCTATTTTGGCATGGTATAAGCACAGCGGTGCAACTATAAACGGAATTAAAGCATGGTGTTTTGAAGTTGAAGGTGTGGAGGATGTGCAGGTCATTCCAAATGCGTTTGGATTAGGGACGGCCAAAGTTTTGATATGGAGCAGAGACGAGGATGGAAACTTAGTGCCTGCTTCGTCAGAATTGATTCAGGATGTTCAAAATATCTTGACGGAACGTGCTCCAATAGGTGTAATGCTCAAAGCAGTGGTTCCGGATGTGTATCCGATAGATGTTAATTGCGAAGTCAAGCCATTTTCAGTGTCATCTTCAGCCGAAGCTGCGATAAGGAATCACTTGAATTCATTGCCGCCGGGTCAGGATGTAATTTTGGCGAAACTTATTGCGATAGTGTTAGATGCAGGGGCAGAAGATGTTAGATTTATCTATCCAAGAGGAAATGTTGAAATTCCAGAGGATTCCAAGGTGACAGCAGGGCAAATACAAGTCTCACCGTGGGGATCACACTCCAAGGAGGCTCTTCTATGA